The proteins below come from a single uncultured Dethiosulfovibrio sp. genomic window:
- a CDS encoding molybdopterin cofactor-binding domain-containing protein, whose protein sequence is MTNFKYVGQDIKRSDIEEKVTGRLRYLGDRPSGGTAHGRLIMSSIANGRVISIDTSKALKVPGVIKIYTPDDDPGITFNSAVFLPDQTDRRDERVFTDRPIFVGDAIGAVLAETDQAARKAVALIKVEYEEYEPVLDPVEAISAQSFREGHPQVIEGKISYGEGAPEGSISFETTVTTPKIHHGAMENHLCQSYMDYGDVLVVESPCQMIFTVRYALSILFRKPVNRIRVVKAPMGGTFGGKQEAVLEPACALMTLDTGRPVRLSMDRKECIIGTRTRAASVGKVTTFLDEQGYFLHRDIDVITDVGAYATGGHRVTMAMGKKASRLYRIPSQTFKGHTTFTNTTPNGACRGYGSPQIHTMTEIHIDLLAKHLNFDPVEIRMKNLVYPGDLDPTGAPPLGNARIRDCLAIGVENFRWYDRANRIDDGRYRRGVGLACCTHGNGYYGSPYPDFLSMAMRFCEDGSILVNAGLHELGNGTTTTIGQIVAEVLDLSPDMIHVTEADSQTAPFDVGCVASRVTYVCGACALELAEKLKARFISQISQVTGEPEEKILLRDGRVITGSGEQLTYGDMVCRIAKTLRQEVGDYLHYAPDKNPASFGVHLAEVEVDTMTGLVRVTDFMAVHDVGKAINPKLLNGQIYGGVQMGIGMAISEELTYDEKGRPKNSSLSRYHMINAPDMPPVEVVLVEENEPGGPFGAKSIGEICTVPTSAAVVNAVNRGLGTSLTDLPLVPERVIKALRG, encoded by the coding sequence ATGACGAACTTCAAATACGTAGGACAGGACATAAAGAGGAGTGACATAGAGGAGAAGGTCACCGGCAGACTACGCTATCTGGGGGACAGGCCCTCCGGCGGCACAGCCCACGGAAGGCTGATCATGAGCTCCATAGCCAACGGCAGGGTAATCTCCATAGACACCTCGAAGGCCCTAAAGGTCCCAGGAGTCATAAAGATCTACACCCCTGACGACGACCCAGGGATAACCTTCAACAGCGCAGTATTCCTACCCGATCAGACCGACCGACGGGACGAGAGGGTTTTCACCGATAGGCCCATTTTCGTCGGAGACGCTATAGGGGCAGTACTGGCGGAGACCGATCAGGCGGCGAGGAAAGCGGTTGCCCTTATAAAAGTGGAGTACGAGGAATACGAACCGGTGCTAGACCCCGTTGAGGCCATCTCCGCCCAGTCTTTCCGTGAGGGACATCCTCAGGTGATAGAGGGAAAAATCTCCTACGGAGAGGGAGCACCTGAAGGTTCGATCTCCTTTGAGACCACAGTGACGACCCCAAAGATCCACCACGGAGCCATGGAAAACCACCTCTGTCAGTCCTACATGGACTACGGCGACGTACTGGTGGTCGAATCGCCCTGTCAGATGATCTTCACCGTTCGCTACGCCCTTTCCATACTGTTCCGCAAGCCGGTAAACAGGATCAGGGTAGTGAAGGCCCCTATGGGAGGTACCTTTGGGGGTAAACAGGAGGCGGTATTGGAGCCAGCCTGCGCCCTGATGACCCTAGACACAGGGCGACCTGTCAGGTTATCCATGGACAGGAAAGAGTGCATCATCGGGACCAGGACAAGGGCGGCCTCGGTGGGAAAGGTCACGACATTTCTGGACGAGCAGGGCTACTTTCTGCACAGGGATATCGACGTCATAACCGACGTAGGGGCCTACGCCACGGGGGGCCACAGGGTAACCATGGCCATGGGCAAAAAAGCCTCCAGGCTCTACCGCATACCCTCTCAGACCTTTAAGGGACACACCACCTTCACCAACACCACCCCTAACGGTGCCTGTCGAGGCTACGGGTCGCCTCAGATCCACACCATGACCGAGATACACATCGATCTGCTGGCAAAACACCTAAACTTTGACCCGGTGGAGATCAGGATGAAAAACCTGGTATACCCCGGGGATCTCGACCCTACTGGGGCCCCTCCCCTTGGCAACGCCAGGATAAGGGACTGTCTGGCCATCGGAGTGGAGAATTTCCGTTGGTACGACAGGGCTAACCGGATCGACGACGGAAGGTATCGTCGAGGAGTCGGACTAGCCTGCTGCACCCACGGAAACGGCTACTACGGATCTCCTTACCCCGATTTTCTCTCCATGGCCATGAGATTCTGCGAGGACGGATCCATCCTGGTCAACGCCGGTCTCCACGAGCTCGGCAACGGCACGACGACCACCATAGGCCAGATAGTGGCGGAGGTGCTGGATTTATCCCCCGACATGATCCACGTCACAGAGGCGGACAGCCAGACAGCCCCCTTCGACGTGGGATGCGTCGCCAGTAGAGTTACCTACGTCTGTGGAGCCTGCGCCCTGGAGCTGGCGGAAAAGCTCAAGGCACGGTTCATATCCCAGATATCCCAGGTGACAGGGGAGCCGGAGGAAAAAATCCTTCTGAGGGACGGCAGGGTAATCACCGGATCGGGAGAACAGCTCACCTACGGGGACATGGTCTGTCGCATAGCCAAAACCTTGAGGCAGGAGGTCGGGGACTACCTCCACTACGCCCCGGATAAAAATCCCGCCTCTTTCGGAGTCCATCTCGCCGAGGTGGAGGTTGACACAATGACGGGACTGGTGCGGGTTACCGACTTCATGGCTGTTCACGACGTAGGGAAGGCCATAAACCCCAAGCTGTTGAACGGCCAGATATACGGAGGGGTCCAGATGGGCATAGGCATGGCCATATCGGAGGAGCTCACCTACGACGAAAAAGGACGACCTAAAAACAGCTCTCTCAGTCGATACCATATGATAAACGCCCCGGATATGCCTCCTGTGGAGGTCGTCTTGGTGGAGGAAAATGAGCCAGGGGGTCCCTTCGGCGCCAAAAGCATAGGGGAAATATGTACCGTCCCGACTTCGGCGGCGGTGGTCAACGCGGTCAACAGGGGGCTGGGAACCAGCCTTACCGATCTTCCTCTCGTTCCAGAGAGGGTAATTAAGGCATTAAGGGGATAG
- a CDS encoding FAD binding domain-containing protein: MTVYRPQSIEELRSIMATEDKNLNLIAGGTDLVLEVMAHPEREYHLVDLTSIDDLSSIDEDRDSLRIGSTSTHWDLESSALVAKHGTALSMAAASVGSTQIRNRGTVGGNLGHGSAAADTVPALACLQATIEVQDCVGNTEWYPVGDFITGRNVTLLEKGQFIRSIKIPIIDGRMSWFGKVGSRRAVTISKINLAASFYPDIPNQPAKIYIGAIASSPTRALKAEEELSRLISGSGCKDSFLRALSHTVDSTIPGRSSLPYKREAIKGLGDQLWDHVKEVLR, translated from the coding sequence ATGACAGTCTATAGACCCCAATCCATCGAAGAGCTTCGGTCGATTATGGCGACAGAGGACAAAAACTTAAACCTTATAGCAGGCGGCACCGATCTGGTCCTCGAGGTTATGGCACACCCCGAAAGGGAGTACCACCTGGTGGACCTGACCTCCATCGACGACCTATCCTCCATCGACGAGGATAGGGACAGTCTGAGAATAGGGTCGACGTCCACCCATTGGGACCTTGAGAGCTCTGCATTGGTCGCAAAGCACGGCACAGCTCTGTCCATGGCGGCGGCCTCGGTAGGCTCCACCCAGATCAGAAACAGAGGCACAGTGGGAGGAAACCTGGGCCACGGATCGGCGGCGGCGGACACCGTTCCTGCTTTGGCATGTCTTCAGGCGACGATAGAGGTCCAAGACTGCGTAGGAAACACAGAGTGGTACCCTGTGGGGGATTTTATAACCGGCAGAAACGTCACCCTCCTGGAGAAGGGGCAGTTCATAAGGTCCATAAAAATTCCGATCATAGACGGCAGGATGTCCTGGTTTGGCAAAGTGGGCAGTCGCAGGGCGGTGACCATATCCAAGATAAACCTGGCGGCCAGCTTTTACCCAGACATCCCGAATCAACCGGCAAAAATATACATAGGAGCCATCGCCTCCAGCCCAACTAGGGCTTTAAAGGCAGAGGAAGAGCTGTCCAGACTCATCTCAGGATCGGGCTGTAAGGATAGCTTTCTAAGAGCACTCTCCCATACCGTCGATAGCACCATTCCAGGAAGGTCTTCCCTGCCCTACAAAAGAGAGGCCATAAAAGGGCTGGGAGATCAACTTTGGGATCACGTGAAGGAGGTCCTGAGATGA
- a CDS encoding (2Fe-2S)-binding protein: MNIQLTVNGQDRTVEISPEMRLLDLLRDVLGLTSVKEGCSEGECGACTVVMDGKAVTSCTVMAFQAEGSDILTTEGLAKLGELDRIQQAFIDNDAVQCGFCTPGMIMSTKALLMHTRNPTEKEARRALEGNICRCTGYIPIVKAVMDAARRLRDDSL; encoded by the coding sequence ATGAATATACAGCTTACCGTTAACGGACAGGACCGGACTGTGGAGATCTCTCCTGAGATGAGACTATTGGACCTCCTCCGAGACGTTCTAGGGCTGACAAGCGTAAAAGAAGGGTGCTCCGAAGGGGAGTGTGGAGCCTGCACCGTCGTCATGGACGGCAAGGCGGTAACGTCCTGCACGGTGATGGCCTTTCAAGCGGAGGGGTCCGACATACTCACCACCGAAGGCCTGGCAAAGCTGGGAGAGCTGGACAGGATCCAGCAGGCTTTTATCGACAACGACGCCGTTCAGTGCGGATTCTGCACCCCTGGAATGATCATGTCGACGAAAGCCCTACTGATGCATACAAGAAACCCTACCGAAAAAGAAGCACGGAGGGCCCTAGAGGGTAACATCTGTCGCTGCACCGGATATATACCTATAGTAAAAGCGGTGATGGACGCCGCCAGGAGACTTAGGGATGACAGTCTATAG
- a CDS encoding DEAD/DEAH box helicase, whose protein sequence is MNNIATKNFSQYGLRTELLEALSNKGFETPMPVQEQVMESSSREGDLVVQARTGSGKTLGFLLPLLNELPHEASSPRILVLSPTRELAQQIAGEAEWLGRRMGLTTASLVGGMDMERQIGQLRRGAALVVGTPGRTMDHIRRKTLKTQDIQTIVLDEGDTMLDMGFRDEIESILSSLTSRKRTWLFSATMPDEVASLTRRYLTSPEWITLCHDEDQHEDITHKVYMVPSGKRLEGLVNVLLWENPEMGLIFCHTKAGTVETMERLQEEGFSASALHGDMSQLERNSVMNAFRQGRIPLLVATNVAARGLDVQGVSHVIQIGLPDNLETFVHRSGRTGRAGQEGQNVLILTPREKGRFKAMLRASSMDLNWVNVPDMAAIARVQRGLREGALMDATNPSEDSVVWAEELMAMLDPKDLVARLLDHHIKGLPNGYDLSKDLMNEMNNRKTLSSRTGGVDRSSRTRRDGPSGGSRLPFKGRAKSIKLCKGRNDGDWSVGRILATLCQALEVDRSEVGNIRMRETHTEVELGPTASDKINGSGISKLKKWGLMDGEIVEDRSSRRPSQPMRGRRR, encoded by the coding sequence ATGAATAACATCGCAACAAAAAACTTTAGTCAGTACGGATTGAGAACCGAGCTTCTTGAAGCTCTTTCGAACAAGGGATTTGAGACACCTATGCCGGTTCAGGAACAGGTAATGGAATCATCGTCTAGAGAAGGCGATCTTGTCGTCCAGGCCAGGACAGGTAGCGGAAAAACTCTAGGCTTTCTTCTACCTCTGCTTAACGAACTACCCCACGAAGCAAGCTCCCCCCGCATACTTGTACTATCTCCCACTAGAGAACTAGCACAACAGATAGCAGGCGAGGCCGAATGGCTGGGCAGAAGAATGGGCCTTACCACCGCGTCTTTGGTAGGTGGCATGGACATGGAGCGTCAGATAGGACAGCTCCGCAGGGGTGCTGCTTTGGTGGTCGGAACTCCTGGAAGGACCATGGACCATATCCGCAGAAAGACGCTCAAGACCCAGGACATACAGACCATCGTCCTTGACGAGGGAGATACCATGCTGGACATGGGCTTCAGAGACGAGATAGAGTCCATCCTGAGCTCCCTGACATCCAGAAAGAGAACTTGGCTTTTCTCCGCCACCATGCCCGACGAGGTAGCCTCTCTAACCAGAAGATACCTTACCTCCCCTGAGTGGATAACCCTGTGTCACGATGAAGATCAGCACGAGGATATAACCCACAAGGTGTACATGGTTCCCTCGGGCAAGAGGCTTGAGGGACTGGTAAACGTCCTCCTTTGGGAGAATCCCGAAATGGGACTCATCTTCTGCCACACCAAGGCAGGCACGGTGGAAACCATGGAAAGGCTTCAGGAGGAGGGATTTTCCGCCTCCGCCCTTCACGGAGACATGAGCCAACTTGAGAGAAACAGCGTCATGAACGCCTTCAGACAGGGCAGAATTCCCCTTTTGGTGGCCACCAACGTGGCGGCTAGAGGGCTGGACGTCCAGGGCGTATCTCACGTCATACAGATAGGCCTCCCGGACAACCTGGAAACCTTCGTTCATAGAAGCGGCAGGACCGGAAGAGCAGGTCAGGAGGGACAGAACGTCCTAATCCTAACCCCGAGAGAGAAAGGCCGTTTTAAGGCCATGCTCAGGGCCTCCTCTATGGATCTAAACTGGGTTAACGTGCCTGACATGGCCGCTATCGCCAGAGTACAGAGGGGCCTCCGAGAAGGGGCTCTTATGGACGCTACTAACCCGAGCGAGGACTCTGTAGTATGGGCTGAGGAGCTTATGGCCATGCTGGACCCCAAGGACCTGGTCGCAAGGCTTCTGGATCATCACATAAAGGGACTCCCTAACGGCTACGACCTAAGCAAAGACCTAATGAACGAGATGAACAACAGAAAAACGCTCTCATCCAGAACCGGTGGAGTGGATAGATCGAGTCGTACCCGTAGAGACGGTCCATCCGGCGGGAGCAGGCTCCCCTTCAAGGGCAGAGCTAAGTCCATCAAGCTGTGTAAGGGCAGAAACGACGGCGACTGGTCCGTAGGCCGCATATTGGCCACACTTTGCCAGGCCCTTGAGGTCGACAGAAGCGAGGTCGGCAATATCCGCATGAGGGAGACTCACACCGAGGTTGAGCTTGGTCCCACCGCTTCAGACAAAATAAACGGAAGCGGCATCTCTAAGCTGAAGAAGTGGGGACTTATGGACGGAGAAATCGTCGAGGACAGATCGAGCAGAAGACCCTCTCAGCCTATGAGGGGCAGAAGAAGATAA
- a CDS encoding metallophosphoesterase, whose product MKRFIAGAFRAFGAVYIPDELIGRSGEFLLHVSDTPSSFFPDLNRIISKVRPLWVVHTGDLVDQVKLGLYPSLISSYRERIPRLSAILDRGSRKGDFQVVISLGNHDDSDTVEEFFPHCHIIDKVGGFSVHGWSFKASHYSSLISGSKDIIGLFGHDLSSLEGDPFGLNGIKSVNLFSLKTGEVYEIPYPRYIDDQRQMKRRIGL is encoded by the coding sequence TTGAAGCGATTCATAGCAGGGGCCTTTAGGGCCTTTGGTGCAGTATACATCCCCGATGAGTTGATCGGTAGATCCGGGGAGTTCCTTCTTCACGTATCGGACACCCCTTCGTCTTTTTTCCCCGATCTAAACCGAATTATATCTAAAGTGCGCCCTTTATGGGTTGTGCATACAGGGGATCTGGTGGATCAGGTGAAGTTAGGACTCTATCCTAGCCTGATAAGCTCCTACCGAGAAAGGATACCTAGGCTATCGGCGATTCTGGATAGAGGCTCTAGAAAAGGGGATTTTCAGGTCGTTATCTCCTTAGGTAATCACGATGATTCCGACACGGTTGAGGAATTTTTTCCCCATTGTCATATAATAGACAAGGTAGGCGGTTTTTCCGTCCATGGTTGGTCCTTTAAGGCAAGTCACTATTCAAGTCTCATCTCTGGGTCTAAGGATATAATAGGGCTTTTCGGCCACGATCTATCCTCTTTGGAAGGGGATCCCTTTGGCCTAAACGGCATAAAGAGCGTTAATCTATTTTCCCTTAAGACCGGAGAGGTGTATGAAATACCCTATCCGAGGTACATCGATGATCAGCGTCAGATGAAAAGGCGTATCGGGCTTTAA
- the buk gene encoding butyrate kinase, producing MAHELLVINPGSTSTKISWYSDLEERWTETVSHDPEVLSSFHGTADQYRFRMDTIEDALKTKGYSMDDLTGVVGRGGIVDPIPGGTYKVDEVLLQRLRSGKPWDHASNLGGILADAIASPRGIPALIVDPVSVDELDDVARLTGLPELPKVSLNHALNVKATVRRAASELLVDWREHNFVVVHLGGGMTVCAHRKGRLSDFYSGNEYGPFAPERAGTLPAGDLVSLCFSGTISLGDLKKRLAGKGGVMAYLGTSDMREVAKRASEGDEKASLVRNSMSYQVGCAIGSMAAAMAGDIKAILFTGGISHDSDFVASVQKKVQWIAPCLIYPGEGEMRALAEGAIRVLTGEEEARSYSDTVKGDL from the coding sequence ATGGCCCACGAACTGTTGGTTATAAACCCCGGCTCAACAAGTACCAAGATATCCTGGTATTCCGATCTGGAGGAGAGATGGACCGAGACGGTATCCCATGATCCTGAGGTTCTCTCCTCTTTTCATGGAACCGCCGACCAGTATCGATTCAGGATGGACACTATCGAAGACGCCCTTAAGACAAAAGGGTACTCGATGGACGATCTGACCGGGGTCGTCGGCAGGGGAGGGATCGTAGATCCCATCCCTGGCGGTACCTACAAAGTCGACGAAGTTCTGCTTCAGCGGCTCAGAAGCGGCAAACCATGGGATCACGCCTCCAATCTAGGTGGCATTCTAGCGGATGCCATAGCCAGCCCTAGGGGAATTCCCGCCTTGATAGTTGACCCTGTCTCTGTGGATGAACTGGACGACGTAGCTAGGTTAACTGGCCTTCCTGAGCTGCCTAAAGTTTCTCTCAACCACGCTCTTAACGTCAAAGCGACAGTTCGTAGGGCGGCGTCGGAGCTTTTAGTCGACTGGAGGGAGCATAACTTTGTCGTCGTCCATCTCGGCGGTGGGATGACGGTGTGTGCCCACCGTAAAGGCAGGTTGTCCGACTTTTACAGCGGCAACGAGTATGGTCCCTTTGCTCCCGAAAGGGCCGGAACTCTCCCCGCAGGTGATCTGGTGTCCCTCTGCTTCAGCGGAACTATCTCTCTAGGTGATCTCAAGAAAAGGCTCGCAGGTAAAGGTGGCGTAATGGCCTATTTGGGGACCAGCGATATGAGAGAGGTAGCCAAGAGGGCGTCGGAGGGCGATGAAAAGGCTTCTTTGGTCAGAAATTCCATGTCCTATCAGGTGGGCTGTGCAATAGGTTCTATGGCCGCCGCTATGGCCGGTGATATCAAGGCGATCCTGTTTACCGGAGGTATCTCCCACGACAGCGATTTTGTGGCATCGGTCCAGAAAAAGGTTCAGTGGATAGCTCCCTGTCTGATCTATCCCGGAGAGGGCGAGATGAGAGCTCTCGCCGAAGGGGCTATCCGTGTGTTGACCGGAGAGGAAGAGGCTAGGTCATATTCTGATACGGTGAAAGGGGATCTGTGA
- a CDS encoding bifunctional enoyl-CoA hydratase/phosphate acetyltransferase — translation MNKSVEKGLKRIAVVCPYGEDTLGAVCEAHKVGIVDAILVGQEEKIRDKASKMGLSLNGISLIDERDDYSATERTVKMVSSGDADLLMKGLVKTAVLLKAVLNKDWGLRSGSLLSHLVLVEIGPLGRVLGVTDGGMNMYPDLNAKAQIIQNAVGCYHNLGIDKPKVAVLAAVEAVNPDMPATLDAAALTQMAARGQITGCLVDGPLALDNAVSPEAASIKGIKSPVAGNADLLMVPDIESGNMVGKTAMFLAGCRTAGVILGARKPIVMTSRFDSMDTKLLSIALGASVS, via the coding sequence ATGAATAAAAGCGTCGAAAAAGGTTTAAAACGGATAGCCGTAGTTTGCCCCTACGGGGAGGATACCTTAGGTGCGGTCTGTGAGGCCCATAAAGTAGGTATCGTAGATGCGATTCTTGTGGGGCAGGAGGAGAAGATAAGGGATAAAGCCTCCAAGATGGGATTATCCTTGAACGGGATCTCCTTAATCGACGAAAGGGACGATTATTCGGCTACCGAGAGGACCGTTAAGATGGTCTCCTCCGGCGATGCGGACCTTCTCATGAAGGGACTGGTTAAGACAGCGGTCCTACTGAAGGCGGTTCTGAACAAAGACTGGGGATTGAGGTCAGGATCTCTTCTGTCCCACCTAGTTTTGGTTGAGATAGGTCCTCTAGGAAGGGTTCTAGGCGTTACCGACGGCGGAATGAATATGTATCCCGATCTCAACGCTAAGGCCCAGATAATACAGAACGCCGTTGGATGTTACCACAATCTAGGTATAGATAAGCCTAAAGTGGCGGTGCTGGCGGCGGTAGAGGCGGTTAACCCCGATATGCCTGCGACTTTGGACGCCGCTGCTCTGACCCAGATGGCCGCTAGAGGTCAGATCACCGGTTGTCTTGTCGATGGTCCTCTCGCTCTGGATAACGCCGTTAGCCCCGAGGCCGCCTCTATAAAGGGAATAAAATCTCCGGTAGCAGGAAATGCCGATCTGCTAATGGTGCCGGATATAGAGTCAGGAAATATGGTAGGAAAGACCGCCATGTTTCTCGCCGGTTGCAGGACCGCAGGGGTCATCCTAGGAGCCAGGAAACCTATCGTCATGACCAGTCGTTTCGATTCGATGGACACAAAACTTCTATCTATTGCATTAGGCGCATCGGTCTCCTAG
- a CDS encoding bifunctional enoyl-CoA hydratase/phosphate acetyltransferase encodes MEQLRSLSALLDYAKKIGAEKGKKKISVAKADDPGLLTALEDARSAGIADFYLVGDETAIKAAADKAGVDVSNYEIIDVSSEPEIALESVKLVSSGKADVYMKGQIHTNNFLRGMLNKEVGLRKGKNTISHCYFHEVKGFDRIFFIADAAFNMYPDLNAKAQIVQNTVNLARAFGVDCPKVAVLAAVEVVNPDMPATLDAAALAQMNARGQITNCIVDGPFALDNAVSEESAKTKGITSPVAGKADIFLAPNIDAGNMLAKAIVYFSENETAGMILGAAAPIILTSRADSPRAKLMSIAAAVVHADFGK; translated from the coding sequence ATGGAACAGCTTCGTTCGTTGAGTGCTTTATTGGATTATGCCAAAAAGATCGGTGCGGAGAAGGGAAAAAAGAAGATCAGTGTGGCTAAGGCTGACGACCCGGGGCTTCTCACCGCTCTTGAAGATGCTCGCTCTGCTGGAATAGCCGATTTCTATCTTGTAGGAGACGAAACGGCTATCAAGGCGGCGGCCGATAAGGCCGGTGTCGATGTCTCTAATTACGAGATAATAGACGTCTCCAGTGAGCCAGAGATAGCCCTTGAATCGGTTAAGCTCGTCTCCTCCGGCAAGGCCGACGTCTACATGAAAGGTCAGATCCACACCAATAACTTCCTTCGTGGGATGCTGAACAAAGAGGTTGGTCTTCGTAAGGGCAAGAACACAATCTCCCACTGTTACTTTCACGAGGTAAAGGGATTCGACCGAATCTTCTTCATCGCTGACGCTGCCTTCAATATGTATCCTGACCTCAACGCCAAAGCTCAGATCGTCCAGAACACCGTAAACCTCGCCAGAGCTTTCGGAGTGGATTGCCCTAAGGTCGCGGTTTTGGCGGCGGTAGAGGTGGTCAATCCCGATATGCCCGCTACCCTGGACGCAGCGGCACTGGCTCAGATGAACGCCAGAGGGCAGATCACCAACTGCATAGTTGACGGTCCCTTCGCCCTGGATAACGCGGTGAGCGAGGAGTCCGCCAAGACCAAGGGCATAACCTCCCCTGTGGCAGGTAAGGCCGATATATTCCTCGCTCCCAACATAGATGCGGGGAACATGCTAGCAAAGGCTATAGTCTACTTCTCCGAGAACGAAACCGCTGGAATGATCCTTGGAGCCGCTGCTCCTATAATACTCACCAGCCGTGCCGACTCCCCAAGGGCTAAGCTAATGTCCATCGCCGCTGCGGTGGTACACGCCGACTTCGGAAAGTAG
- the buk gene encoding butyrate kinase, translated as MLLLAINPGSTSTKIGLFQDDQALWEDTQRYDTDVIGGFSSVAEQEDFRLGEIKRVLDEKAVDLKDLDGVVGRGGLLRPIPGGTYRVNQVMMDDLLSAKYGSHASNLGGPLALRLAEEAGHRENAFIVDPVVVDELMDEARLSGLPEIERRSIFHALNQKAIARKVASDLGKPYEDLSLVVAHMGGGISVGAHFKGRVIDVNNALDGDGPFSPERAGTLPSGGLAKLCFSGSITIEEMRKKLSGKGGLVAHLGTNDLREVLKRRDSGNSQADLVFRSMAYQVAKEIGSRAVALEGNVDGVILTGGLAYSEQFVQEITGYVSFIGPVMVYPGEDELWALAQGALRVMSGQEEGKVYGE; from the coding sequence ATGTTGTTGCTAGCCATAAACCCCGGCTCTACCAGCACCAAAATAGGTCTGTTTCAGGACGATCAAGCCCTCTGGGAGGATACCCAGAGATACGACACCGACGTAATAGGAGGTTTTTCCTCCGTTGCGGAGCAGGAGGACTTTCGACTTGGCGAGATAAAGAGGGTGCTCGATGAAAAAGCCGTCGACCTCAAGGATTTAGACGGAGTTGTCGGAAGAGGCGGTCTTCTTCGGCCGATTCCCGGTGGAACATATCGGGTTAACCAGGTCATGATGGACGACCTGCTCTCCGCAAAATACGGCTCCCATGCCAGTAACCTAGGTGGCCCTCTTGCTTTGAGATTGGCGGAGGAGGCGGGACACCGGGAGAACGCCTTTATAGTCGATCCGGTTGTGGTGGATGAGCTTATGGACGAAGCTCGACTTTCAGGTCTTCCGGAGATAGAGAGGCGTTCTATCTTTCACGCCCTCAATCAGAAAGCCATCGCCAGAAAGGTCGCTTCGGACCTTGGAAAGCCCTACGAAGACCTTTCTCTAGTGGTGGCCCACATGGGTGGCGGTATCTCAGTTGGGGCCCACTTTAAAGGCAGGGTGATCGACGTCAATAACGCCCTCGATGGAGATGGGCCATTCTCCCCTGAGAGGGCCGGTACTTTGCCCTCCGGCGGCCTCGCAAAGCTCTGCTTCAGCGGCTCGATCACCATCGAGGAGATGAGAAAGAAGCTCAGCGGCAAAGGAGGCTTAGTTGCCCACCTAGGCACCAACGATCTCAGAGAGGTCCTGAAACGGAGGGATTCGGGGAACTCTCAGGCCGATTTGGTCTTCCGGTCCATGGCCTATCAGGTAGCAAAGGAGATAGGCTCCAGGGCGGTTGCCCTGGAAGGAAACGTAGACGGAGTTATTCTTACCGGCGGCCTGGCCTATTCGGAGCAGTTTGTCCAGGAGATAACTGGCTACGTTTCCTTTATAGGCCCGGTGATGGTATATCCTGGAGAGGACGAGCTCTGGGCCCTGGCTCAGGGTGCCCTCAGAGTCATGTCAGGACAGGAGGAAGGCAAGGTCTACGGAGAATGA